GCCCAGGGTGTCCGAGACCACGGCGGGGAGGCTCGTCTCGTTCAATGGCAGGCCATCTCCTCCAACCAGTTGGGAATCCCAGGCACCGCCGCGCCAACTGGAGGTCTCCTCGCGCGGGGTGGCCTGCTGCACGAAATCACCCCGGCTGTCCTGGCGCTTGAACCCGATGTTCGACTCCAGGGACTCGCCCTGCCAGTTGAAAGGGTTGTAGTCGTAGGAGGTGACCGTGTAGAACAGAGGGACGCCGTTGACCAGGCCGCCCAGGTCCTCGCCGCGGTCGACAAAGGAGTACTGCAGGCCGGTGTCGCTGCCCAGCTTGAGCGTGTAAGGTCCCGTGCCGGTGAACCCGTCCGAGGTGGTCACGCTGCGGGTGACATTGTAATCCACCACCCCATTTGCCAGGTCGAACTGGGCGATCAGCACGGCATCCGCGCGCTCGCCGGTCAGGGAGCGGTAGACCCGATAGCCCTCGAAATCGCTCGAGCGGTAGCCGCTGATCCGCGGGAACCCATCCGGGATGGAGTCGTGCAACGTGAGCTGGCCCGCCTGCCAGGTGTCGGCGTAGCTGTCGCGGGTAGAAGAAGCGGGCAGGTCGCTCCAGGTGATCGTGACCTGACGGTCCCCGGGGACAAGGCGCATCTCGGGGCCGGCCGGGGGCAGCGGGCGAAGGAACCCGGCCTCGAACGTGCGCCGGGCTACATCGGTCAGGGCGACGATCCGGGCGAACTCACCCTCCGGGGTCAGGCGCGAAAGGTCGGCCCGTCGGCCGTTCACGCCCGGGTCATCCACGGCCGGGGCGAACGCCAGGGCGGCCCAGACCTCGGCGGGTTCGCCCTGGGCCGGAAGGTCGAACTTGCCCAGGACCATGTTCTGGCGCAGGTCCTCCACCATGGTCGATTCCAGAAATCCGGCGTAGGGGTCGAACGCGGGCAGAAGGGTGGCGCCGGGTGCGGCGGATAGTATCCGGTAGGCCTCGGCATCGGAATAGGGGTCGGGACGCAGGTCGCCGAAAGTGTACATGGTGTAGAGGAAAAAGCGCTCGGCCTTGAGGTTGCGTATCTCCTCCGGAAAATCGAACGGCCGGCCGGTGCGCGGGTCGGTGAGCCCTGCGGCCAATATGTCGCCGAAAGTCTCATCCACCAGGCCGTTGCCGTTCGGCTCCAGCACGGTGGGGTTGTCCAGGCCGTCGTCCTCAGTGGGGCTGTAGAGCAGGGTGGTGGCCTGGATCGCGGGCTGACGGCTGAACGCGCTCTCGCGGAAATCGGAATCGTAGGCCAGGGCGGTCTGGCGCGTGGGCAGCACCGCCGAGGCGTCATCCGTGGCCACGCCGATGTCGAAATCGGTCTTGATATCCACCAGCACCCCGCGGATGTCGTAGGGCGCACGGGCGACCTCGCTCAGGTCGGCCCACTGGCTGGCGTTGGCGAGCTTCCAGTTGACGAACAGGATATCCCGCTCCAGCCCTGTGCTGATCAGCACAAGCCGCTGGGCCACCTGCACGCCCAGGCGGTGAATTCCCGCGCTCTTGAACACCGGCCCGCCGATGTCGGTGTACAGGGCCACGATGTCCTGATCGCCGGTGATGGCGGGGACAGACTGGTTGTAGGTGGGGCTGTCCGGGTCGTTGTCCGTGCTGCGGAATTCCTCGGGCCAGAGGGCCAGGTCCTCGGCGCTGCTGGAGAAGAACAGCCCGGCCGCCGGGTCGCTGCTGGAGCCGGGGGCGCGCCCCTCGCGCCACTCGGCGTCATAGACCGCGCTCACCTCCACCGTGTCGCCGAACACGCCATCCCCGTCCGCATCGATCAGCCCCAGCACGTTCAGCCCGCACTGGTAGACATAGTTGTCCGTGGAGCCGCTGGGCCAGAACCCGCCCGGAGCGAAAGGGTTGGTGGGGTTGACCGCCAGGAACCCGGTGTTGGAGGGATAGAAGGCGATGTCGTTGCCCGAGCTTTGGCGCGCCTGGAAGCGGGCCAGGCGGGCGGCCACGGCGCGTTTGGCCTTGTGGTCCGGGCGCTGGGCGGCCGGGGCCGCGGAGGCGGCGAGGAGCATTAATATTATTAATGCTGTAAAAGCTCTAAAGTTCAACCTGCAAGGCTCCGATGTTTGATGATCGTTCAGTCGCAGGACAGATGTGTAATTATGTGTTATCGACAACAAATTTTGCTCTGTTGAGCAATTCTTTTTTAATGTCTCTATGTTTACTTGTATATCCACCCTTTGAAGTGTTGATAAATTTGTCCGGGCTATTAATGAATAGTTTTAACAAGTTGTTGATATTGTATTTTGATTTATTGATAGCATTGATGGCTGATTTTGATTCTTTTAGATATTCAAGAGTCTTTCTCAAGGAATTTCTTAGGTTGTTTGTTGTTTTGATATTTTTTAGAGTCAATGCAACACACGGATTATTTTCTAAAGAATTCGCAAAAGCCGCAAAATAAGAGCGTTTAAGATTGGAAATAAACCAGTTGTCGGCTTTTATTGTAGCATTAAACAGTGCATAATAGCCCCATGGTAGCGGATGAATAATATCGACGTGATGCGGAAATGCGATTTTTGATACCGAATCAGTTGTAATAAATAAAGAAAAATGCTCAAACTCGCGCGTCATGCTGTAATTATTAACAAACGCATCTTTTGTATTTAAGGCTGACAACACCAAGGGCTTTATGCAATATCTGTTATTGTCTAAATTAATTATAATTAAATCTTTTTTGTGTTTAAACAAAATGTTCAATTCCTTAAAATATTTTAACATGTCATTTCTGATGGTTTCTGCTATTGCTGGTTTTTCAAGAGCTGCATACTCTATAATATTAATATCGTCTGATTTTTCAAGAGGGTCTTTCCCCTTGACTAATTTTGCTATCTCTTCCGGAGTCGCCAAATCGCATATTCTACCTCTTCGTATCCACACCTCGTTTTTCTTAAAGACACACTTCTCTTCGTAAGCAACGATATCCTTGGAAAATCTATATGCTTGTCTTGCGTTTGGGCCTACTTGAATTATAACAAAGCGTTTATTTCTATGTCTTAAATCGGCTTTTGGCCATTTTCTATCAAAGAATCTAACACTGGGAATTGGATTGAGGTTTGCTTTAATGAGATCCTGCAAATGTTCTTCTGTTAATTGATCGTTATTCACAGACTTAAATATAGCCCCGTCATCTGATACTCCAATGATAATGTAACTTGCAATATTTCCATTATTGGCCATGGAGCAGACATCTTTTACAAGTTCAGCATTCTCTCTTTTCCTTGCGGAAGAGAAAGCTTCACAAGTTATTTTAAAATCAACGTTAGACCTTTCTCCTTCTTTGATTAACTGCTTAAATTTAGTGTATTCCATTTGCTTGACTCAATATTTAGGAAATATCTAAAAACATAAATCAAAAATCCAGCCTCACTCCGAAACGCACCTCGCGCGGACGGAGCCATGCCGTGGGGTCCTCCATCGCGGCCATCAGGCCGGCCAGCTCCAGGGCGAACGTTTCCGGGTACTCCACGATCCCGTCCCCGTTGATATCCCGTATTTGTGCCACAGTTAGACGCTCGGCCGGGTCGGAGGAGAACCCCGGGTTGGCCGCGGCCTCGGCCGCCACGCTGCGCGAGGCGGGCGGCATGGTGAACGCGTTGAGTTTCTGGGCCAGCTCGCCCTGCAGGTAGGCATCCACCCCGGGCTGGCCGGTGGTGGGGTTGACCTTGGAGGCGGCCACGTTCAGCGCGTTGAACAGGTTCATGATCTCGGCGAAGACCATCAGACGGCGGCCCGTGCCCAGGCTGAAAGAGCGGGTCAGGCGCAGGTTGGCGCTCTGGACCGAGGCGGTCCGGCCACCGTTGTTCTCGCCCGTGGCCAGATAGCCCTGGCTGTTCACCAGGCTGTAGGGCCGTCCGCTGTTGAAATGCCAGGTCAGGAACGCGCCGCTGCGCGCCAGGACACGCCCGGCGATGCCGTTACCGCCGAAACTCTCCGGCACGTTGACCGAGAAAGTCACGTTGGCCGAATGGGTCTGGTCCAGGTCGGTGGGGCTTTCCTGGCTCGGCGGCGTGGGGTTCACATCCCGGCCGGTGAGCGGGTCGCGGATCACCTGCTTGCCGTAGGAGCGGGCGAACTCCTCCGGGTCGCTGGCAGTGGAGCGGGCGAACGAGAGCGAATAGTCGGCCGAGACCGACCACCAGCCACTGAAGCGACGGCTCGCACTAAGGTCGATGCCGCGGATGTTGCCCTGGTCCTGGTTGGTGGCAACGAACAGGTTCTTGCCGAAACGGGTCTGCCCGCGGTCGGTGACCCCGCCCAAATCCAGAAGCTGGGCCGGAGTGAGCCAGCGGTAGGCCACGCCGCCGCGCAGGTCCTTGTTGTAGCCGACGAAATCGAAATAGAGGTTCTCGCCGGCCAGCCAGGTGAACCCGGCCTCGAACGCGGTGGTGCGCGGGATGTCCAGCCGCCCGTTGCCGAAGAAATTGTTCACGTTGTCGCTGGCCAGGTCGGACTGGATGTCGCGGCGGCTGAGGCCGAAGATGTCGCTGAGCGAGGGCGTTTGGGTGAACACGCCGTAGCTCAGGCGCAATTGGCTGCGGTCGGTGACCGGGAAACCCACCTCCAGGCGCGGGCTGAGCCTGACCCGCCGCTTGCCGCTGTAACGCGGGTCGCCGGGCCGGTTTTCGCCGATGACCGTGGGGAAATCGGACGCCGGGTCGAACCAGTCCGCACGCAGGCCGGCATCCAGCACCAGGTCGCCCAGGTCCAGGCGGTCCTGGGCGTAGAGCGCGGCCAGACTGGGGCTGGCGCTCCAGAGGTCCTGCAAGGGGCCGCCCACGTAGAAAAAGTGCCGCGTGTGGGTGTCGATAGCCTGGTACTCAACCCCGGTCTTCACCCGGTTGTAGCGGTCGGCCTGGAAATCCAGGTCGGCCTTGAGCACAGTGCGCTCCTCCAGATCGTTGGTCAGGCGGAACGGCAAGCCGGACTGGTTGAACAGGCTCAAGGGGCTGGCGGCGTTGTCCTGTCCGCGCTGGCCGGGCAGCGGGGTGAAAGTGGCGGCGAAGGGGTTGAGGTAGCCGCTGTTGTAGGTCGGGTAGAGGTCGCCCGCGGGCTCGTAGCCCTGGCTCACCTGGTAAGCGTCCTCAAGGGCGGTGCGGCCCTCGTCGATAAAAGTCAGATTC
This genomic stretch from bacterium harbors:
- a CDS encoding TonB-dependent receptor, with amino-acid sequence MRPAPSLALIFLLTLLPLGLLAQSSGKIDGTVTDKESGQPLAGCQVRVEGTTLGNITNAKGYFFILNVPPGEHSLGFGYTGYTSARVEGVRVQAGQTITQDASLQQAVIELEALVVEASPEPLVPRDNVQSKQRLDSDFSESMPVERIEDALALKAGVVQNEAGRFSIRGSRLGSEAVYIDGILVRSFSEQPYASDRLSTDNTPLVVGRNSVEEVNVITGGFNAEYGQAESGVINIVSREGGTTYTGAVQLISDAPMPRGSDYGHNELSFEAAGPLPLPGFAGFFLSAEATGLADASPAPSGGQGGFRGVDRRFVDRLNRSLAELGLYDPSSSAARKVGLLDADAIAPGVQELSVNSFADVYWEDRNGDGLPETRVLDPEGVYTSPNPARLPGNSGDLYSTSGKFTWYAHTGLKFLASYMGSRNQRLYYQHANLFNAPERRNAGERVRSSNAIVGLDWTVHQSAERSVGLILRASRYRSKTNGGSLSAGSVNRSAWGGFGLSNLTFIDEGRTALEDAYQVSQGYEPAGDLYPTYNSGYLNPFAATFTPLPGQRGQDNAASPLSLFNQSGLPFRLTNDLEERTVLKADLDFQADRYNRVKTGVEYQAIDTHTRHFFYVGGPLQDLWSASPSLAALYAQDRLDLGDLVLDAGLRADWFDPASDFPTVIGENRPGDPRYSGKRRVRLSPRLEVGFPVTDRSQLRLSYGVFTQTPSLSDIFGLSRRDIQSDLASDNVNNFFGNGRLDIPRTTAFEAGFTWLAGENLYFDFVGYNKDLRGGVAYRWLTPAQLLDLGGVTDRGQTRFGKNLFVATNQDQGNIRGIDLSASRRFSGWWSVSADYSLSFARSTASDPEEFARSYGKQVIRDPLTGRDVNPTPPSQESPTDLDQTHSANVTFSVNVPESFGGNGIAGRVLARSGAFLTWHFNSGRPYSLVNSQGYLATGENNGGRTASVQSANLRLTRSFSLGTGRRLMVFAEIMNLFNALNVAASKVNPTTGQPGVDAYLQGELAQKLNAFTMPPASRSVAAEAAANPGFSSDPAERLTVAQIRDINGDGIVEYPETFALELAGLMAAMEDPTAWLRPREVRFGVRLDF
- a CDS encoding ATP-binding protein, which translates into the protein MEYTKFKQLIKEGERSNVDFKITCEAFSSARKRENAELVKDVCSMANNGNIASYIIIGVSDDGAIFKSVNNDQLTEEHLQDLIKANLNPIPSVRFFDRKWPKADLRHRNKRFVIIQVGPNARQAYRFSKDIVAYEEKCVFKKNEVWIRRGRICDLATPEEIAKLVKGKDPLEKSDDINIIEYAALEKPAIAETIRNDMLKYFKELNILFKHKKDLIIINLDNNRYCIKPLVLSALNTKDAFVNNYSMTREFEHFSLFITTDSVSKIAFPHHVDIIHPLPWGYYALFNATIKADNWFISNLKRSYFAAFANSLENNPCVALTLKNIKTTNNLRNSLRKTLEYLKESKSAINAINKSKYNINNLLKLFINSPDKFINTSKGGYTSKHRDIKKELLNRAKFVVDNT